Proteins from a genomic interval of Rubinisphaera italica:
- a CDS encoding DUF1553 domain-containing protein — protein MRNRIIQNLGWISLCFGILSSSPICEYAAASENIDFEKQIAPLFVSHCLECHNAVEPEGGLTLTEAKLAFTGGESGKAILAGDSEGSLLWERVQADEMPPKHPLSDDEKRLLKVWIEQGAEWPAGVIDPLGKSTATRAGRDWWSLQPLREVNPPEVDQQEWIHGAIDSFVMKRLEQSSLTPSPEADARTLIRRLYFDLIGLPPTPEQVADFIADPSEEAYQQMVTELLNSTYYGERWGRHWLDVVRFGESDGFERNFQRENAWHYRDWVIDSLNADMPYDEFVRRQLIGDLEQGNIEGAASTGFWVAGVHNTVVGGSKRMKLLARHDEIEEVLATVGQTFLGLTINCARCHDHKFDPVTQKEYYQFASAISGLGYGERVESIPGERKILAEIEQKLSAVKSELSQIDEIARLEILKERETNNDFIPETPAPYARWEFDGNLLDSVGSLDGEAVGQVQLKEGALVLDGSSYVKTESISQNISEKTLEVWVQLASLDQRGGGAMSIEKRDGSLFDAIVFGEQQSGHWMSGSNNFARTESFRGTQETEADNRAVHIAIVYQEDGTIIGYRDGMPYGQPIRKSPLQKYAADETEILFGLRHKPPEGNRYLKGKIHRAAFYNRALTAEEVAASAGRAIDYVSETQIVDWLNEVQRQRRIQLKSKIAELTHERDQQLKITNQKIYTLTPRKGEVTKVYLRGDPANEGEVVSPAATEAIPALSGSFDLPPDAPEAERRRKLAAWITNPANPLFARVIVNRVWHYYFGTGIVDTPNDFGFNGGRPSHPELLEYLALQFQQNGYRLKWLHRLIVTSSTYRQATYGKSLTEWEQAKKIDSGNRLLWRGNSRRLEAEILRDAILSVSGKLSAEQGGPSFKDVSVTLNSGTTYYEPIDVDGPEFWRRTIYRFNPRGGRSALLDTFDCPDPSATAPRRTVTTTPLQSLSLMNNVFVLRMADYFAERVESEAGENVDAQVVHAWQLAVSREPNSRELELSKQLVNNHGLSALCRGLFNLNEFVRID, from the coding sequence TTGAGAAACCGAATCATCCAAAATCTAGGCTGGATTTCTCTTTGCTTTGGGATTCTCTCGTCATCACCTATTTGTGAATATGCTGCCGCTTCAGAGAATATCGACTTCGAAAAGCAGATCGCTCCTCTCTTTGTTTCTCATTGTCTGGAATGTCACAATGCTGTCGAGCCTGAGGGAGGTTTGACTCTCACTGAAGCTAAGCTTGCCTTCACCGGTGGAGAGAGTGGCAAAGCAATTCTTGCTGGAGATTCTGAAGGCAGTTTATTGTGGGAACGCGTTCAGGCCGATGAAATGCCGCCGAAGCATCCCCTGTCTGATGATGAGAAGCGCTTACTGAAAGTCTGGATTGAGCAGGGAGCGGAGTGGCCTGCTGGCGTGATCGATCCGTTGGGAAAATCGACTGCAACACGAGCTGGTCGCGACTGGTGGTCGTTGCAACCATTGCGGGAGGTGAATCCGCCAGAAGTAGATCAACAGGAGTGGATCCACGGTGCGATTGATTCGTTTGTTATGAAGAGATTGGAGCAGTCGAGTTTGACACCCTCGCCGGAAGCGGATGCTCGAACTCTGATTCGTCGGCTCTATTTCGACCTGATCGGTTTGCCGCCGACTCCAGAGCAAGTGGCCGATTTTATTGCAGATCCTTCTGAGGAAGCGTACCAGCAAATGGTTACGGAATTATTGAATTCCACCTACTATGGCGAACGCTGGGGACGGCACTGGCTGGATGTCGTTCGCTTTGGAGAAAGCGATGGATTTGAAAGAAACTTTCAGCGGGAGAATGCCTGGCATTATCGTGACTGGGTGATCGACTCTCTGAATGCCGACATGCCTTACGATGAATTTGTCAGAAGGCAATTAATTGGCGATTTGGAGCAGGGGAATATCGAAGGAGCCGCTTCGACTGGGTTCTGGGTTGCGGGTGTGCATAACACGGTAGTGGGTGGCAGCAAGCGGATGAAGTTACTTGCCAGGCACGACGAAATTGAAGAAGTTCTGGCGACTGTCGGTCAGACTTTTTTAGGACTTACGATCAACTGTGCCCGTTGTCACGACCACAAATTCGATCCCGTTACACAGAAAGAGTACTATCAGTTTGCTTCGGCTATTTCCGGGCTCGGTTATGGTGAACGTGTTGAATCGATTCCAGGCGAACGAAAAATACTGGCGGAGATTGAGCAGAAACTGTCGGCTGTGAAGTCAGAATTATCACAAATTGACGAGATAGCACGTCTTGAAATCCTGAAGGAACGTGAAACGAACAACGATTTTATTCCAGAAACGCCAGCTCCTTATGCTCGTTGGGAGTTTGACGGAAACTTACTGGACTCCGTTGGCTCTCTCGATGGCGAGGCTGTTGGGCAAGTTCAGCTCAAAGAGGGAGCACTGGTCCTGGATGGAAGCAGTTATGTGAAAACGGAGTCGATCTCTCAGAATATTTCTGAGAAAACTCTGGAAGTCTGGGTTCAACTCGCCAGTCTCGATCAACGGGGCGGAGGTGCGATGTCGATTGAAAAGCGAGATGGCAGTCTGTTCGATGCGATCGTTTTCGGCGAACAGCAATCTGGCCATTGGATGTCGGGCAGTAATAATTTTGCTCGAACGGAATCGTTTAGGGGAACGCAGGAAACCGAGGCCGACAATCGAGCAGTACACATAGCCATTGTGTATCAGGAAGATGGCACAATCATTGGATATCGCGACGGAATGCCTTATGGACAACCGATCAGAAAATCGCCGCTTCAGAAGTATGCTGCTGACGAGACGGAAATCCTCTTCGGATTAAGGCACAAGCCACCAGAAGGAAATCGCTATCTGAAAGGTAAGATTCATCGCGCCGCTTTTTATAATCGGGCACTCACTGCAGAGGAGGTTGCTGCCTCCGCGGGCAGGGCTATTGATTATGTCTCAGAGACGCAAATTGTTGACTGGCTGAATGAAGTTCAACGCCAACGTCGTATCCAACTTAAATCTAAAATCGCGGAATTGACTCATGAACGCGATCAACAGTTAAAAATTACCAACCAGAAAATCTACACGTTGACTCCTCGCAAGGGTGAAGTTACGAAAGTCTACTTGCGTGGAGACCCTGCCAATGAGGGGGAGGTCGTTTCGCCAGCAGCGACGGAAGCAATTCCTGCATTGTCGGGTTCGTTTGACCTACCACCAGATGCCCCGGAAGCTGAGCGACGTCGGAAATTGGCCGCATGGATTACCAATCCTGCGAATCCTTTGTTTGCACGGGTGATTGTCAATCGGGTCTGGCATTATTACTTTGGAACGGGCATCGTCGATACTCCGAATGACTTCGGATTCAACGGAGGCCGCCCCTCGCATCCGGAGTTGCTCGAATACCTGGCATTGCAGTTTCAGCAGAATGGATATCGTCTCAAGTGGTTACATCGATTGATTGTGACCTCGAGCACATATCGTCAGGCGACTTACGGAAAGAGTCTGACAGAATGGGAGCAGGCCAAAAAGATTGATTCCGGTAATCGATTGTTGTGGCGTGGCAATTCTCGACGGTTGGAAGCGGAAATTCTGCGGGATGCGATTTTGTCTGTCTCTGGAAAGTTGTCAGCCGAGCAGGGGGGGCCGAGTTTTAAGGATGTTTCCGTCACATTGAATAGTGGGACAACTTATTACGAACCGATTGATGTTGATGGTCCAGAATTCTGGCGGCGAACCATCTATCGATTCAATCCTCGTGGCGGACGAAGTGCACTGCTCGATACGTTCGATTGTCCCGATCCCTCTGCGACTGCTCCCCGCCGCACAGTGACAACGACGCCGTTGCAATCGTTGAGTCTGATGAACAATGTGTTTGTCTTGAGAATGGCCGACTATTTCGCGGAGCGTGTTGAAAGTGAAGCCGGCGAAAACGTTGACGCTCAAGTCGTACATGCCTGGCAGTTGGCGGTTTCCAGAGAGCCGAATTCCAGGGAACTCGAATTGTCAAAGCAATTGGTGAATAACCATGGGCTGTCCGCTTTGTGTCGTGGTTTGTTCAATCTCAATGAATTTGTGAGGATTGACTGA
- a CDS encoding aldehyde dehydrogenase family protein: MATATKDIQAYTAAAFTPPQKFSQFCQNGGKPLGGIIDGKSVPGSMNATFESTDPGSQEILARICEMGEAEVSMAVDAATKAFHGDGVQGWKSVDVEERIELVNKLVELCERDRDVFLACEILDGGKVSELAEGDFGQIRACAEYFVDIARKIPMGDGPSMQVSPGVEGFTYREPWGVVAGIIPWNYPIVLTSWFMFPALLSGNTILIKPAEDTPLSALYIGKLAEEAGFPPGVINVLPGRGEITGQCIAENPGVRYISFTGSPGVGQAILRTCDRHGTRMKREMGGNGSAIVLGDADPEVVARMVGKYTNQHFGQTCCTIHRVFVDNKIADDFIDAQREFMENLKIGYQADAGTQLGAVVNTTQKRRILQAQKEAGWRGGQAILAGGVAEVSGKQGNYIKPALYKTAPGVDCNPQEVFHTFATICPVSSAEEALQLANSSPYGLGASVWTKDIEKGIALAKQFRDGTCQVNCHNSIAYGLPYGGQGISGGPGAGVNCEETFLDYTQVKAVYVAEYPG; this comes from the coding sequence ATGGCAACCGCGACGAAAGACATTCAGGCTTACACCGCAGCTGCGTTTACTCCGCCGCAGAAGTTTTCACAATTCTGTCAGAACGGTGGAAAACCGCTTGGTGGAATTATTGACGGCAAATCAGTCCCAGGTTCCATGAATGCCACCTTCGAATCGACCGATCCTGGATCTCAGGAGATCCTCGCTCGTATTTGTGAAATGGGAGAAGCGGAAGTTTCCATGGCTGTTGATGCGGCGACGAAAGCCTTTCATGGCGATGGTGTTCAAGGCTGGAAAAGTGTTGATGTCGAAGAACGAATTGAACTGGTCAATAAACTGGTCGAACTCTGCGAGCGGGATCGTGACGTGTTCCTCGCCTGCGAAATTCTCGATGGCGGAAAAGTCTCTGAGTTAGCCGAAGGTGATTTCGGTCAGATTCGTGCCTGTGCCGAATACTTTGTCGATATCGCCCGCAAAATTCCGATGGGCGATGGTCCGAGCATGCAGGTCTCACCCGGTGTTGAAGGTTTCACTTATCGCGAACCCTGGGGAGTTGTCGCAGGAATCATTCCCTGGAATTATCCAATTGTCCTCACTTCATGGTTCATGTTCCCGGCTCTACTTTCCGGAAACACAATTCTGATCAAACCAGCCGAAGACACTCCGCTCTCTGCTCTCTACATCGGCAAACTGGCAGAAGAGGCCGGTTTTCCACCCGGCGTGATTAATGTGTTGCCCGGTCGCGGCGAAATCACCGGCCAATGCATCGCGGAAAATCCGGGGGTTCGATACATCTCCTTCACCGGTTCTCCGGGCGTTGGTCAGGCGATTCTGCGAACCTGCGATCGTCACGGCACCCGCATGAAACGCGAAATGGGCGGCAATGGTTCCGCTATCGTGCTGGGCGATGCCGATCCCGAAGTGGTCGCCCGCATGGTCGGCAAGTACACCAATCAGCATTTCGGGCAGACCTGCTGCACGATTCATCGCGTTTTTGTCGATAACAAAATTGCAGACGACTTCATCGACGCTCAACGCGAGTTTATGGAAAACCTCAAAATCGGTTATCAGGCCGATGCCGGGACTCAATTGGGAGCCGTCGTGAATACCACTCAGAAACGACGCATCCTCCAAGCTCAGAAAGAAGCAGGCTGGCGTGGCGGTCAGGCAATTCTTGCCGGCGGTGTCGCAGAAGTGAGCGGCAAACAGGGGAACTACATCAAACCTGCCCTTTACAAAACCGCTCCCGGTGTCGATTGCAATCCGCAGGAAGTCTTTCACACGTTCGCCACCATTTGTCCTGTTTCCTCAGCTGAGGAAGCGTTGCAGTTGGCGAACAGTTCGCCATACGGATTGGGAGCCAGCGTATGGACTAAAGATATCGAAAAGGGAATTGCCCTCGCCAAGCAGTTCCGCGATGGAACCTGTCAGGTGAACTGTCACAACTCCATCGCTTATGGACTCCCCTACGGCGGTCAGGGAATTTCCGGCGGTCCGGGAGCAGGCGTGAATTGTGAAGAGACTTTCCTGGATTACACGCAGGTGAAAGCCGTTTATGTGGCTGAGTATCCTGGTTAA
- a CDS encoding SGNH/GDSL hydrolase family protein, whose amino-acid sequence MISTKLNLCRLAIFSLAVGFVFTSLNTTLQAAPEYAAVKPKLIQPRDGLGNVLAKLKDGQPVKIAYLGGSITAANGWRVKTREWFANEFPDAEVEEIHAAIGGTGSDLGVFRLQRDALKYKPDLLFVEFAVNDGGASPQRIWQAMEGIVRQTWAQNSRIDICFVYTFRTGFEEPLRKGECPQSISAMEMLADRYGIPSINFAMKIVELEQAGKLIFKSDQPTKAGVVRFSSDGVHPLDEGHQIYSEIVADAVSQMEKTSTPKDHQPKLSTTFVDDHWQAAKMVPIEQSMLSPEWKQLPDDASLARRFGKRMGTLWETKTPGSTLTFKFRGSTAKLYDLLGPDGGQVWITVDGNQRDKPVARFDSYCTYHRIATLSVASGLDSDEVHTVIVKVDEEQPDRQPVAFRLKDPEVELKAPKFQGTNVRVGQILILGDLVE is encoded by the coding sequence ATGATCTCGACGAAACTGAATTTATGCAGGCTGGCAATTTTCTCGCTCGCAGTCGGCTTTGTTTTCACCAGTTTGAATACAACTCTGCAGGCCGCTCCTGAATATGCGGCTGTCAAACCAAAGCTGATTCAACCTCGCGATGGCTTGGGCAACGTGCTTGCCAAATTGAAGGATGGGCAGCCGGTTAAGATTGCTTATCTGGGAGGTTCGATTACCGCTGCCAATGGCTGGCGAGTGAAAACCCGCGAGTGGTTTGCCAATGAATTTCCTGATGCCGAAGTCGAAGAAATTCATGCGGCTATTGGCGGGACAGGAAGCGATCTGGGCGTATTTCGTCTGCAGCGAGATGCTCTGAAATACAAGCCGGATCTGTTATTTGTCGAGTTTGCAGTCAACGATGGCGGAGCTTCTCCGCAACGAATCTGGCAGGCGATGGAAGGGATTGTCCGACAAACCTGGGCTCAGAATTCCCGCATCGATATCTGCTTTGTTTATACATTCCGAACCGGATTTGAAGAACCGCTTCGAAAAGGGGAATGCCCGCAATCGATTTCAGCAATGGAAATGCTGGCCGATCGCTATGGAATTCCTTCAATCAACTTCGCGATGAAAATCGTCGAACTGGAACAGGCCGGGAAGCTTATTTTCAAGAGTGATCAGCCAACGAAAGCAGGCGTAGTGCGATTCTCTTCCGATGGCGTGCATCCTTTGGATGAAGGGCATCAGATTTATTCGGAGATTGTCGCAGATGCTGTTTCGCAAATGGAGAAAACATCCACGCCTAAGGATCATCAACCCAAGTTGAGTACCACTTTTGTGGACGATCACTGGCAGGCTGCGAAAATGGTTCCGATTGAGCAGAGCATGCTCTCACCGGAATGGAAGCAGTTACCGGACGATGCGTCACTCGCCAGACGTTTTGGAAAACGAATGGGCACGCTCTGGGAAACAAAAACTCCTGGCAGCACATTAACCTTCAAATTTCGAGGCTCGACCGCCAAGCTTTACGATCTCCTCGGCCCCGATGGTGGGCAGGTCTGGATTACGGTCGATGGAAATCAACGCGACAAACCTGTGGCACGGTTTGACAGTTACTGCACCTATCATCGAATTGCGACGCTTTCCGTTGCCAGTGGTTTAGATTCCGATGAAGTGCATACAGTGATTGTCAAGGTTGATGAGGAACAGCCCGATCGGCAGCCGGTTGCGTTTCGCTTGAAGGATCCGGAAGTCGAATTGAAAGCTCCGAAGTTTCAAGGGACCAATGTCCGTGTCGGACAGATTTTAATTCTCGGAGATCTCGTTGAATAG
- a CDS encoding outer membrane protein assembly factor BamB family protein, which translates to MAKNICTLMSVGVLLSITVSVCHAGDWPRFRGPNGSGIAADDAKTLAEWSPTKNLKWKTELPGSGVSCPIVVGERVFVTSYSGYGLSRSEPGDPQNLKRHLLCFDRKNGKQLWEKTVPAVLPEDLYTGMGVPVHGYASHTPVSDGKNVYVFFGKSGALAFDLQGNQLWQTGVGTNSDPKRWGSASSPIVVDDTLVVTAGPEGRAVVGLDKKTGKELWKAESSGLGDVWGTPIVTPGEDDRTDIVIGAPYEIWGINAATGKLCWFCEAIPSDSFSSSVVFAEGSIFGITGRSGGSIAVKAGGSGDVSAANVVWSGRDRNRYCTPVVYEGRLYYMSSGIVTCLNATTGEEIFKSRLGGGEVAEESSFGFGGGRGRGADYSSPVLADGKIYYVAANGLTYVMKASDTYEPLAVNRVTEDDETFNATPAISNGDLFLRSDKYLYCVGE; encoded by the coding sequence ATGGCTAAAAACATTTGCACATTGATGTCGGTTGGGGTGTTATTGTCCATCACTGTATCTGTATGTCACGCCGGCGACTGGCCTCGTTTTCGTGGGCCGAATGGTTCGGGGATTGCAGCCGATGATGCGAAAACTCTTGCAGAATGGAGCCCGACAAAGAATCTGAAGTGGAAGACCGAGTTGCCAGGTTCTGGGGTTTCTTGCCCGATTGTGGTCGGAGAACGCGTGTTTGTAACGAGTTATTCCGGCTATGGTCTAAGCCGTTCCGAGCCAGGAGATCCACAAAATTTGAAGCGGCATTTGCTCTGCTTTGATCGAAAAAATGGAAAACAACTGTGGGAAAAGACAGTCCCCGCAGTGCTGCCGGAAGATCTATACACAGGCATGGGAGTTCCCGTGCATGGTTATGCTTCGCATACGCCCGTTTCCGATGGGAAAAACGTTTATGTCTTCTTTGGCAAGAGCGGGGCTTTGGCATTCGATCTGCAAGGAAATCAGTTGTGGCAAACTGGAGTTGGAACCAACTCTGATCCGAAGCGTTGGGGCTCGGCATCGAGTCCGATAGTCGTGGATGACACGCTGGTTGTGACGGCAGGACCGGAAGGACGTGCAGTCGTTGGTTTGGATAAGAAAACCGGCAAAGAACTCTGGAAAGCCGAGTCGTCTGGGCTGGGTGATGTCTGGGGAACGCCGATTGTCACTCCCGGTGAGGATGACCGAACCGATATTGTGATTGGGGCTCCGTATGAAATTTGGGGCATCAATGCCGCGACTGGAAAACTCTGCTGGTTCTGTGAAGCGATTCCAAGTGATTCTTTCAGTTCGAGTGTGGTCTTTGCCGAAGGTTCGATTTTTGGAATAACTGGCCGGAGTGGAGGTTCGATTGCGGTGAAGGCCGGCGGATCGGGCGATGTCTCTGCAGCAAACGTGGTCTGGTCCGGACGGGATCGTAATCGTTATTGCACGCCCGTTGTTTACGAGGGACGTCTGTATTATATGTCTTCCGGAATTGTGACCTGCCTGAATGCGACAACCGGTGAAGAAATTTTTAAATCACGACTCGGTGGTGGAGAAGTGGCAGAAGAATCTTCCTTCGGCTTTGGAGGAGGTCGTGGACGCGGTGCTGATTATTCTTCACCAGTCCTGGCGGATGGGAAAATTTATTATGTGGCTGCGAACGGACTCACCTACGTCATGAAAGCGAGCGACACCTATGAGCCCTTGGCGGTCAATCGCGTGACGGAGGATGATGAAACGTTTAATGCGACACCGGCCATCAGTAATGGCGATCTTTTTCTGCGTTCCGATAAATATCTTTATTGCGTCGGCGAGTAA
- a CDS encoding magnesium chelatase, translating to MSQHPTTLQELQESGWKSRTVKEELRQNFLKALSTGEELFPGIIGYDNTVIPEISIALLAEHDMLFLGEKGQAKSRIMRSLVRFLDPEIPYLDHPDIPVHDDPFQPITAAGKKYLAESEPQDVKIAWWPREERYAERLSPGTKFADVIGEIDPSKLIGGVSMSTENALHFGLIPRMHRGIFAMNELPELDELVQVGLFNILEERDVQIRGYPIKFDLDILILFSANPATYNRSGKVIPQLKDRIGSLIQTHYPRDRDLGIQITQQEAGIHDDENYPVVVPYFMREIIEQITVQARKSKYIDQDSGVSARFSNANYRTMIASARRRAVLLKEQPAVPRISDLGHLTASSLGKLELDLMGSHQMRESQVLEAIIAEAIRIVFQEYVEEHGLEEISQIFARGVKIEVGDLLPSNHYAERLQHVPPIWQKAFELNAAEDDAVRASCVEFVLAGLHATDRISRAQYHGQVTYEIE from the coding sequence ATGTCACAACACCCCACGACCTTGCAGGAACTTCAGGAAAGTGGCTGGAAATCTCGAACTGTTAAAGAGGAGCTTCGTCAGAATTTTTTAAAGGCTCTTTCGACAGGAGAAGAACTGTTTCCCGGCATCATTGGATATGACAACACAGTCATTCCGGAAATCAGCATCGCCTTACTGGCCGAGCATGATATGCTTTTTTTAGGTGAAAAGGGGCAGGCGAAGAGTCGTATCATGCGTTCGCTAGTCCGCTTTCTCGATCCTGAAATTCCCTATCTCGATCATCCCGACATCCCTGTGCACGACGATCCGTTTCAGCCGATTACCGCTGCCGGGAAAAAATATCTCGCTGAATCAGAGCCTCAGGATGTCAAAATCGCCTGGTGGCCTCGCGAAGAACGCTACGCCGAACGACTTTCCCCGGGCACAAAATTTGCCGATGTCATTGGTGAAATCGATCCGTCAAAACTGATCGGCGGCGTGAGCATGTCGACCGAAAATGCTCTGCACTTTGGCCTGATTCCCCGTATGCATCGTGGCATTTTTGCCATGAACGAGTTGCCCGAACTCGATGAACTGGTGCAGGTCGGCCTGTTCAATATTCTTGAAGAACGCGATGTGCAGATTCGCGGCTACCCGATCAAATTTGACCTCGATATTCTAATTCTCTTCTCCGCCAACCCAGCCACTTACAACCGCAGTGGAAAAGTGATTCCTCAGTTGAAAGACCGCATCGGGTCGCTCATTCAAACGCACTATCCCCGCGATCGCGACTTGGGAATTCAGATCACTCAGCAGGAAGCCGGAATTCACGACGATGAAAATTATCCTGTTGTTGTTCCTTATTTCATGCGGGAAATTATCGAGCAGATCACTGTCCAGGCCCGGAAATCGAAATACATTGATCAGGACTCCGGCGTCTCTGCCCGATTCTCCAACGCGAACTATCGGACCATGATTGCCAGTGCTCGTCGTCGAGCCGTCTTGTTGAAGGAGCAGCCAGCTGTCCCTCGCATCAGCGATCTTGGCCATCTGACCGCTTCTTCATTGGGCAAACTCGAACTCGATTTGATGGGCAGTCATCAAATGCGGGAATCGCAGGTGCTCGAAGCGATCATTGCCGAAGCGATTCGCATCGTCTTTCAGGAGTACGTTGAAGAGCACGGCCTCGAAGAAATCTCACAGATTTTCGCTCGTGGCGTAAAAATCGAAGTCGGCGACCTGCTCCCCTCCAACCATTATGCAGAACGACTGCAGCATGTCCCCCCCATCTGGCAAAAAGCCTTCGAACTCAATGCCGCTGAGGATGACGCCGTCCGCGCATCCTGCGTTGAATTCGTACTCGCCGGTTTGCATGCGACGGATCGTATCAGCAGGGCTCAATATCACGGGCAGGTGACATATGAGATTGAGTAA
- a CDS encoding low molecular weight protein tyrosine phosphatase family protein, translating to MINVLFVCGRNKWRSPTAETIYRNDDRFKVQSAGVSDKSSRTVTAKTVEWADIIFVMESEYGSRIRKMFRNNNLPKIVNLDIPDDYQFMDEELVELIRQRVETYFDDSVQ from the coding sequence ATGATTAACGTTTTGTTTGTGTGTGGTCGTAATAAATGGCGTAGCCCCACTGCTGAAACAATCTATCGTAATGATGATCGTTTCAAGGTGCAGTCAGCAGGAGTGAGTGACAAGAGTTCGCGAACAGTGACCGCAAAAACAGTTGAATGGGCAGATATAATTTTTGTCATGGAGTCGGAATACGGCTCTCGAATTCGGAAAATGTTTCGCAACAATAACCTGCCAAAGATTGTCAATCTGGATATTCCAGATGATTACCAATTTATGGATGAGGAATTGGTCGAATTAATTCGTCAGAGAGTGGAGACATATTTCGACGATTCAGTTCAATAA
- a CDS encoding dienelactone hydrolase family protein codes for MFRNLVSVSFILAMSVLSISGTVSAEDQSKGWTADPDLVKKFESRSSSNNGGRDFIYSEEKVPEYSLPDILTTDAGEKVTTVKEWESTRRPEILELFRKHVYGRNPVGRPEQMSFDVYDVDPKAMDGKATRKQVKITFENNGKSLSVNVVIFIPNDAEHPVPAYLLICNRDKTNIDPTRENKIEYWPAEEIVARGYAAVAFHNADIDPDDYDKFQNGIHGVLDEGERHDDAWATLAAWAWGASRVLDYLETDRMIDAEHVAVVGHSRGGKTSLWAGATDERFAMVVSNNSGCGGAALSRRQYGETVGRINRAFPHWFCEKFSEYNENESEIPVDQHMLLALAAPRLLYVTSANEDLWADPRGEFLSCKEASTAYEIYGKTGLGTNQIPALNEPVQQGNIGYHVRSGGHGLTLYDWTQFMNFTDKHWKKR; via the coding sequence ATGTTTCGAAATCTTGTTTCGGTGAGTTTCATTCTAGCAATGAGTGTACTTTCAATAAGTGGCACTGTGTCAGCTGAGGATCAGTCGAAAGGCTGGACTGCTGATCCAGATTTAGTCAAGAAGTTTGAAAGCCGTTCGAGTTCGAATAATGGCGGACGGGATTTTATTTACAGCGAAGAAAAAGTTCCCGAGTATTCTCTCCCCGACATTTTGACAACAGATGCTGGAGAGAAGGTCACGACCGTCAAAGAATGGGAATCGACGCGCCGTCCGGAGATTTTGGAACTCTTCCGCAAGCACGTCTACGGAAGAAACCCTGTCGGACGTCCTGAGCAGATGTCCTTTGATGTTTATGATGTCGATCCCAAAGCGATGGATGGCAAGGCAACCCGCAAGCAGGTGAAAATTACGTTCGAGAATAACGGCAAATCGCTCTCGGTGAATGTCGTGATCTTCATTCCGAATGACGCTGAACACCCAGTGCCTGCGTATTTGTTGATATGCAATCGGGACAAAACGAATATCGATCCGACGCGCGAGAATAAAATCGAATACTGGCCCGCTGAAGAAATTGTTGCTCGTGGATATGCCGCGGTTGCCTTTCACAATGCCGATATCGACCCCGATGATTACGACAAATTTCAAAATGGGATTCATGGTGTGTTGGATGAGGGAGAACGTCATGATGATGCCTGGGCGACTCTGGCAGCCTGGGCATGGGGTGCAAGTCGTGTGCTTGATTACCTGGAGACCGATCGCATGATTGACGCCGAACATGTCGCTGTCGTTGGGCACTCTCGTGGTGGCAAGACATCGCTATGGGCCGGTGCTACCGATGAGCGTTTCGCGATGGTTGTTTCCAACAACTCCGGCTGCGGGGGAGCTGCTCTGTCCCGTCGTCAATATGGCGAAACCGTCGGCCGCATCAATCGCGCCTTTCCGCACTGGTTCTGTGAAAAGTTTTCCGAATACAACGAAAACGAATCCGAAATACCCGTCGACCAGCACATGCTACTCGCGCTGGCTGCTCCCCGGTTACTCTACGTCACCAGTGCCAACGAAGATTTGTGGGCCGACCCCCGCGGCGAATTTCTCTCCTGTAAAGAAGCCTCGACCGCTTACGAAATTTATGGGAAAACCGGACTTGGAACGAATCAGATTCCAGCCCTGAACGAACCCGTTCAACAAGGCAACATCGGCTATCACGTCCGCAGCGGTGGACACGGATTGACGCTCTATGACTGGACTCAGTTTATGAACTTTACTGATAAGCACTGGAAAAAAAGGTGA